From a region of the Phycisphaerales bacterium AB-hyl4 genome:
- a CDS encoding AI-2E family transporter yields the protein MESLTNQSDPSSQRLPLWVTLLIWGSLVGLVFFFWEAFSLVFMLLLAAAAVAGLLRPVSRRVSHNPMHGGLIVGLGFWVVFASLIALLGWLLYDPIAQQFQQWPETEQSINRVLREWLQWLGIDVEVTLRELLLGVVAWLGGEGGPDMDILAELADGIGVLVVALVVLVFGSTFLLIEPPGLITGPIARILPDAYGKAVRATFGDIDFRLRWWLIGIMISMSAVGTLAGFGFWLAGLEFWLPLAIFAGLAEIVPILGPSVAFLIALLFAATQGPNEMIGVLIVWAVVQVLEPYVLVPIVMRKAVRIPPVVTLFTVVLWARIFGPLGLLLAIPINITIWAFISNFVLKRREQARQQYGRSPPPPSTPPPQTSD from the coding sequence GTGGAGTCGTTGACAAATCAATCTGATCCATCGTCGCAACGCCTGCCGTTGTGGGTGACCTTGCTGATATGGGGGTCGCTTGTCGGGCTGGTGTTTTTCTTCTGGGAAGCGTTCAGCCTGGTGTTTATGCTGCTGCTGGCGGCGGCGGCGGTGGCGGGGCTGCTGCGGCCGGTGAGTCGACGCGTGTCGCACAACCCGATGCACGGCGGACTGATCGTGGGACTCGGTTTCTGGGTGGTGTTCGCCTCGCTGATCGCGCTGCTCGGTTGGTTGCTTTATGACCCGATCGCCCAGCAGTTTCAACAGTGGCCCGAGACGGAACAGAGCATCAACCGCGTGCTGCGAGAGTGGCTGCAATGGCTCGGCATCGATGTGGAAGTGACGCTTCGCGAGCTGCTGCTGGGCGTGGTCGCATGGCTCGGCGGCGAGGGCGGCCCGGATATGGACATCCTCGCCGAGCTGGCGGACGGCATCGGCGTGCTGGTGGTGGCGCTGGTCGTGCTGGTGTTCGGCTCGACGTTTCTGCTGATCGAACCGCCGGGCCTGATCACCGGACCCATCGCACGCATCCTGCCCGATGCATACGGCAAGGCCGTGCGGGCGACGTTCGGCGATATCGACTTTCGACTGCGGTGGTGGCTGATCGGCATCATGATCAGCATGTCGGCCGTGGGCACGTTGGCAGGCTTCGGCTTCTGGCTGGCGGGGCTGGAATTCTGGCTGCCACTGGCGATCTTCGCCGGCCTCGCCGAGATCGTGCCCATCCTCGGGCCGTCGGTCGCATTCCTCATCGCCCTGCTGTTCGCCGCGACGCAAGGCCCGAACGAAATGATCGGCGTGCTGATCGTCTGGGCCGTCGTGCAAGTGCTCGAGCCCTACGTGCTCGTGCCGATCGTCATGCGAAAAGCCGTGCGAATCCCGCCAGTGGTGACGCTGTTTACCGTCGTGCTCTGGGCACGCATCTTCGGCCCGCTGGGGCTGCTGTTGGCGATCCCGATCAACATCACCATCTGGGCATTCATCAGCAACTTCGTCCTCAAACGCCGCGAACAGGCCCGCCAGCAGTACGGCCGATCGCCGCCACCACCGTCAACGCCACCACCACAAACGTCCGACTGA